In Nostoc sp. GT001, a genomic segment contains:
- a CDS encoding pantothenate kinase, translating to MKPQRHREEIWLALEIGNSRLHWALFIGETLYSAWDTDYFPESVIQHLAECQTLDDLLLAISPPHQQSNFLTNIPPLCAFVSLPPCPLLLASVVPSQTAIWQTYPNVRIISLEQIPLKGVYPTLGIDRALALWGAGKTWGFPMMVIDTGTALTFTAADANECLVGGAILPGLGLQFTTLGQQTGQLPFVEMQTFPSLPARFALNTKEAIQSGVIYTVLAGIKDFIEAWEDLFPDGKVAIKGGDRTLLLNLLQTQFPEIAARLIIEPNLIFWGIREIVMS from the coding sequence GTGAAACCACAGAGGCACAGAGAGGAAATTTGGCTAGCCTTAGAAATTGGGAATTCTCGGCTGCATTGGGCATTGTTTATTGGCGAGACACTTTACTCAGCTTGGGATACCGACTATTTCCCTGAGTCTGTCATACAACATCTAGCTGAATGTCAAACCCTAGATGATTTATTACTAGCAATTTCTCCACCCCATCAACAAAGTAATTTTCTCACAAATATTCCACCCCTTTGCGCTTTTGTCTCTCTGCCCCCGTGCCCTCTTCTCCTCGCCTCGGTAGTTCCCAGCCAAACTGCTATTTGGCAAACTTACCCAAATGTTCGCATTATTAGCTTAGAGCAAATACCACTAAAAGGCGTGTATCCCACACTGGGAATTGACCGCGCTTTAGCTTTGTGGGGTGCGGGGAAAACTTGGGGTTTTCCGATGATGGTAATTGATACTGGAACAGCGCTAACTTTCACGGCTGCGGATGCTAATGAGTGTCTAGTTGGAGGTGCAATTTTGCCAGGCTTAGGTTTGCAATTTACAACTCTAGGTCAACAAACAGGACAATTACCATTTGTGGAAATGCAAACTTTTCCGTCTCTACCAGCACGTTTTGCTCTCAATACTAAAGAAGCAATTCAAAGCGGAGTAATTTACACAGTATTAGCTGGAATTAAAGATTTTATTGAGGCGTGGGAGGATTTATTTCCTGATGGAAAAGTTGCGATTAAAGGGGGCGATCGCACTTTATTATTAAACCTACTGCAAACCCAATTTCCAGAAATAGCAGCACGTTTAATTATTGAACCAAATTTAATTTTTTGGGGAATACGCGAAATAGTAATGAGTTAA
- a CDS encoding diflavin flavoprotein produces MVALTEKTEKRLTIQTVEIAQETTAIRSLDWDRDRFDIEFGLQNGTTYNSFLIRGEQTALVDTSHEKFRQLYFDTLTGLINPTEIDYLIISHTEPDHSGLVKDLLQMAPEITVVGSKVAIQFLEDLVHQPFKRRIVKNGDRLDLGNGHEFEFVIAPNLHWPDTIFSFDHKTKVLYTCDAFGLHYCSDSTFDENLAAIEEDFHYYYDCLMGPNARSVLSALKRMAELKTIDMIATGHGPLLSHNVEELVGRYRTWSQSQTKAETAVGIFYVSEYGYSDRLAQAIANGIGKTGVAVEIVDLGSEVDLQELRELVGRCAGLIVGLPPASGASSIQAALSTVLGAAKEKQAIGVFETGGGDDEPIDPLLSKFRNLGLTTVFPAIRIKQTPTENTYKLCEEAGTDLAQWVTRDRTIKAMKSLGADLDKALGRISGGLYIITAKKGDVSSAMLASWVAQASFKPLGFSIAVAKDRAIESLMQVGDRFVLNVLEEGNFQPLMKHFLKRFAPGADRFEGVRTQPAENGAPILNDALAYMECEVISRMDCGDHWAVYSTVYAGRVSKPESLTAVHHRKVGNHY; encoded by the coding sequence ATGGTGGCACTCACCGAGAAAACTGAAAAACGGCTCACCATACAGACTGTAGAGATTGCTCAAGAGACGACGGCTATTCGCTCTTTGGATTGGGATCGCGATCGCTTCGATATTGAGTTTGGTCTGCAAAACGGTACTACTTATAACTCGTTTCTCATCCGTGGAGAGCAGACTGCTTTAGTTGATACCTCCCACGAAAAGTTTCGTCAACTATACTTTGATACGCTCACCGGATTAATCAACCCAACAGAGATTGATTATTTAATTATCAGCCACACTGAACCAGACCATAGCGGCTTAGTTAAAGATTTGCTGCAAATGGCTCCAGAAATAACCGTTGTCGGTTCTAAAGTGGCGATTCAGTTTCTTGAAGATTTAGTACATCAGCCATTTAAACGGCGGATTGTGAAAAATGGCGATCGCTTAGATTTGGGCAATGGCCATGAATTTGAATTCGTGATTGCTCCAAATTTACATTGGCCGGATACCATTTTCAGTTTCGACCACAAAACCAAAGTTCTCTACACCTGCGATGCCTTTGGGCTGCACTATTGCTCAGATAGCACCTTTGATGAAAACTTAGCAGCGATCGAAGAAGACTTTCATTACTACTACGATTGCTTGATGGGGCCGAATGCCCGATCAGTTCTGTCTGCCCTGAAGCGGATGGCAGAACTGAAAACCATCGACATGATTGCCACAGGACACGGGCCATTATTATCTCACAATGTTGAAGAACTAGTTGGACGTTATCGCACTTGGAGCCAAAGCCAAACCAAGGCAGAAACGGCAGTTGGAATATTTTACGTTTCCGAATACGGATATAGCGATCGCCTCGCCCAAGCAATTGCCAACGGTATCGGTAAAACCGGTGTCGCAGTGGAAATTGTCGATTTGGGATCTGAAGTAGATTTACAAGAACTGCGGGAACTAGTTGGCCGCTGTGCTGGACTAATCGTTGGATTACCTCCGGCTTCTGGTGCTTCTAGTATCCAAGCTGCACTCAGCACAGTTTTAGGAGCTGCCAAAGAAAAGCAAGCTATCGGCGTCTTTGAAACCGGTGGTGGCGATGATGAGCCAATAGATCCTTTGCTGAGTAAATTTCGCAATTTGGGTTTGACAACAGTTTTTCCAGCGATTCGGATTAAACAAACGCCCACAGAAAATACCTACAAGTTGTGTGAAGAAGCGGGTACAGACTTAGCTCAATGGGTAACACGCGATCGCACTATCAAAGCCATGAAATCCCTTGGTGCTGACTTAGATAAAGCATTAGGTAGAATTAGCGGCGGATTATATATTATTACTGCCAAAAAAGGCGATGTATCAAGTGCGATGCTAGCCTCTTGGGTTGCTCAAGCTAGCTTCAAACCATTGGGATTCTCCATTGCAGTCGCCAAAGATCGGGCAATTGAATCACTCATGCAAGTAGGCGATCGCTTTGTTCTCAATGTCTTAGAAGAAGGCAATTTCCAACCATTAATGAAACACTTTTTGAAACGGTTCGCCCCTGGTGCTGATCGTTTTGAAGGTGTGAGAACTCAGCCAGCCGAAAACGGTGCGCCCATACTCAACGACGCCCTCGCTTACATGGAGTGCGAAGTCATCAGCAGAATGGATTGCGGCGACCATTGGGCAGTATACAGCACAGTCTACGCGGGACGGGTTTCTAAACCAGAAAGTTTGACTGCTGTGCATCACCGTAAAGTTGGCAACCATTACTAA
- the eno gene encoding phosphopyruvate hydratase, whose protein sequence is MSKFLDTAIEAIAAREILDSRGRPTIEAEVHLANGVVGLAQVPSGASTGTFEAHELRDGDKSRYGGKGVLKAVQNVKEALAPKLLGLDALNQELLDRTMIAIDGSPNKSNLGANAILGVSLAAAKAGAESLDIPLYRYLGGPLANLLPVPLMNVINGGAHASNNVDFQEFMIVPIGATSFREALRWGAEVFATLSQVLDEKGLLTGVGDEGGFAPNLESNQVALELLVAAIKKAGYKPGEQVALALDVAASEFYKNGQYVYDGKPHAPAEFIDYLGQLVDQYPIVSIEDGLHEEDWQSWQLLTQKLGSRVQLVGDDLFVTNATRLQRGIQEKAANAILIKLNQIGSLTETLETIDLATRNSIRSVISHRSGETEDTTIADLAVATRAGQIKTGSLCRSERVAKYNRLLRIEDELGDRAVYAGAVGLGPK, encoded by the coding sequence ATGAGTAAATTTCTAGATACTGCCATTGAGGCGATCGCAGCCCGTGAAATTCTTGATTCTCGCGGTAGACCGACAATTGAAGCCGAAGTGCATTTAGCCAATGGTGTTGTCGGACTAGCACAAGTTCCCAGTGGTGCTTCGACTGGCACTTTTGAAGCCCACGAACTGCGTGATGGCGATAAAAGCCGTTATGGAGGCAAAGGCGTACTCAAGGCAGTACAAAATGTCAAGGAAGCACTTGCACCAAAATTACTAGGCTTGGATGCCCTCAACCAAGAACTCCTAGACCGCACGATGATCGCCATAGATGGTTCTCCTAACAAATCCAATTTGGGCGCGAATGCGATTTTGGGGGTTTCCTTAGCAGCAGCCAAAGCTGGTGCTGAATCTCTAGATATTCCTCTATATCGCTATTTGGGTGGCCCTTTAGCGAATTTGCTCCCAGTGCCGTTGATGAACGTAATTAACGGTGGCGCACACGCTTCAAATAACGTGGATTTTCAAGAGTTTATGATTGTCCCAATTGGCGCAACTTCCTTTCGAGAAGCATTGCGCTGGGGTGCAGAGGTGTTTGCTACCCTCAGTCAAGTATTAGATGAGAAGGGTTTGCTTACTGGTGTGGGCGATGAAGGCGGCTTTGCCCCTAACCTAGAATCTAACCAGGTGGCTTTAGAATTGCTGGTTGCTGCCATTAAGAAAGCTGGTTATAAACCAGGGGAACAAGTAGCTTTGGCGTTGGATGTGGCGGCTAGTGAATTTTACAAGAATGGTCAGTATGTTTACGATGGTAAACCTCATGCTCCGGCTGAGTTTATTGATTATTTAGGACAACTGGTTGATCAATACCCAATTGTGTCAATTGAGGATGGCTTGCACGAAGAAGATTGGCAAAGTTGGCAATTACTTACCCAGAAGTTAGGTTCGCGGGTGCAATTGGTAGGGGATGATTTGTTTGTTACCAACGCTACTCGCTTGCAAAGAGGTATCCAAGAAAAAGCCGCTAATGCCATTTTGATTAAACTCAATCAAATTGGTTCTCTTACCGAAACTTTGGAAACGATTGATTTGGCAACTCGCAATAGTATCCGTTCAGTAATTAGCCATCGTTCTGGTGAAACAGAAGATACAACGATCGCTGATTTAGCTGTAGCAACCCGTGCCGGTCAAATCAAAACAGGTTCCCTCTGTCGCAGCGAACGCGTAGCAAAATATAATCGCTTGCTGCGAATTGAAGATGAACTAGGCGATCGCGCCGTTTATGCTGGTGCTGTGGGGTTAGGGCCAAAGTAG
- a CDS encoding alpha/beta hydrolase, with protein sequence MDTLFRNSRRKLSQGLLFWREVGEKTPIIFLHGAWNESSQWLSVMESLAQDFHCFAPDLLGFGESENPNIHHSIDLQVECLAEFLQAVKLEKVYLVGHSLGGWIAASYALKYPEKVDGVVLLAPEGVEIAGQEEYCQKMRRLLNYPPLVVKLLRSLTPLTKILGWHEKIAQDLQLRQALLPYPIGCQLLFKRRQVEIEAELLQKQLYMIDVPVFILQGGQDTPDALARSRVYAQLMPKVELKMIGHAGNDLPESCAEVVAIDIREFIQGN encoded by the coding sequence ATGGATACACTATTCCGTAACTCCCGGAGAAAGCTCTCGCAAGGGCTACTTTTCTGGCGTGAAGTCGGTGAAAAAACTCCTATAATTTTTTTACATGGTGCTTGGAATGAGAGCAGTCAATGGTTATCTGTGATGGAATCCCTTGCACAAGATTTTCATTGTTTTGCACCTGATTTGTTAGGATTTGGCGAATCAGAAAATCCCAATATCCACCATTCGATAGATTTACAAGTTGAATGTTTAGCTGAATTTTTGCAAGCTGTGAAGCTAGAAAAAGTATATTTAGTGGGGCATTCTCTTGGGGGTTGGATTGCTGCTAGCTATGCTTTAAAGTATCCAGAGAAAGTTGATGGTGTAGTACTGCTAGCACCAGAGGGCGTGGAGATAGCAGGACAAGAAGAATATTGCCAGAAGATGCGGCGATTATTGAATTATCCACCACTAGTAGTTAAATTGTTGCGATCGCTAACTCCCTTGACTAAAATCCTGGGTTGGCATGAAAAAATTGCGCAAGACTTGCAGTTGCGTCAAGCGCTACTGCCGTATCCCATAGGTTGCCAGTTACTTTTCAAACGGCGACAAGTAGAAATTGAGGCGGAATTACTGCAAAAGCAGCTTTACATGATAGATGTCCCAGTTTTTATTTTACAAGGTGGCCAAGATACCCCAGATGCTTTAGCCAGAAGCCGTGTTTATGCTCAACTGATGCCGAAAGTGGAGTTGAAAATGATTGGCCATGCCGGAAATGACTTACCAGAATCTTGTGCTGAGGTTGTGGCGATAGATATTCGGGAGTTTATTCAAGGGAATTAA
- a CDS encoding pentapeptide repeat-containing protein gives MKIKWRSHLKPKPKKRRPSSEEDILHLRRTGRYIPPPRKSWRDKFIVVAKSPFLWIERRLVEPLANLVDGADVFRILEKVGFLIAVLVFLLEVGERREKSIFEAWQVVKDGQGEKSGVVVLALERLKKENFSLSGINVEKTNLSGAYLSNADLSNANLSFAYIYNANLNGALLMGANLRSANLSFANLSGADFYNANLKGADLAYQLDITDLGNELGVANLSGAKNLTPEQVKSAKNWEQAIYDKEFRAKLGLPPEPMK, from the coding sequence TTGAAGATAAAATGGCGATCGCATCTCAAACCAAAACCAAAGAAACGCCGCCCTTCTTCAGAAGAAGACATACTTCACCTCAGACGAACTGGACGTTATATCCCACCACCGCGTAAAAGTTGGCGAGATAAATTTATTGTTGTAGCTAAATCACCATTTTTGTGGATAGAAAGACGCTTGGTAGAACCTTTAGCGAACCTAGTTGATGGGGCTGATGTATTTCGGATATTAGAAAAGGTTGGCTTTTTAATAGCTGTGTTGGTTTTTCTCTTGGAAGTTGGGGAACGTAGGGAAAAATCAATCTTTGAGGCTTGGCAAGTAGTGAAGGACGGGCAAGGCGAAAAGTCAGGTGTAGTTGTGTTGGCGCTCGAAAGATTAAAAAAGGAAAATTTTAGTTTATCGGGAATCAACGTTGAGAAGACTAACCTCAGTGGTGCTTACCTCAGTAATGCTGACCTCAGCAATGCCAACCTCAGCTTTGCCTACATCTACAATGCCAACCTCAACGGAGCCTTACTTATGGGTGCCAACCTCAGGAGTGCCAACCTCAGCTTTGCCAACCTCAGCGGTGCTGACTTCTACAATGCCAACCTGAAAGGTGCTGACCTTGCCTATCAGCTTGACATTACCGACCTCGGCAATGAGCTTGGCGTTGCCAACCTCAGCGGTGCAAAAAACTTAACTCCTGAGCAAGTTAAATCTGCTAAAAATTGGGAGCAAGCAATATACGATAAGGAATTTCGCGCCAAGCTTGGTTTACCACCAGAACCGATGAAGTAA
- a CDS encoding BrnT family toxin, producing MEFEWDKSKAAANLKKHGVSFEEAKTVFSNSLAVIFDDKAHSIDERREIIIGHSQQNLLLLISFTERSNAIRIISARLATRKEREDYERNTF from the coding sequence ATGGAGTTCGAGTGGGATAAATCAAAAGCAGCCGCAAATTTGAAAAAGCACGGTGTCAGCTTTGAAGAAGCCAAAACTGTCTTTAGCAATTCTTTGGCAGTCATATTTGATGATAAAGCGCACTCTATAGATGAGCGGCGAGAAATCATTATTGGTCACTCTCAACAAAATCTCTTGCTGTTGATTTCTTTCACTGAACGTTCCAATGCCATCCGTATCATCAGTGCCCGTCTAGCTACTCGAAAGGAACGTGAAGATTATGAACGAAACACCTTTTGA
- the gloA gene encoding lactoylglutathione lyase: MRLLHTMLRVGNLEESLKFYCEILGMKLLRRKDYPGGEFTLAFVGYGDESDNSVIELTYNWGVEKYELGNAYGHIALGVDDIYTTCEEIRNQGGKVVREPGPMKHGSTVIAFVEDPDGYKLELIQLGTQGSAVKQESQEQLVSQ; this comes from the coding sequence ATGCGATTACTACACACAATGCTGCGGGTGGGCAACCTTGAAGAGTCCTTAAAGTTCTACTGTGAAATTCTAGGAATGAAATTACTGCGCCGAAAAGATTATCCGGGAGGAGAATTTACCCTGGCTTTTGTTGGCTACGGCGACGAAAGCGACAACTCGGTGATCGAACTAACCTATAACTGGGGCGTGGAAAAGTACGAATTGGGTAATGCTTACGGTCACATTGCCCTTGGTGTTGATGATATTTACACTACGTGTGAAGAAATTCGCAATCAAGGTGGTAAGGTTGTACGCGAACCAGGGCCAATGAAACATGGTTCGACAGTAATTGCATTTGTAGAAGATCCTGACGGGTATAAACTAGAACTGATTCAACTAGGAACTCAAGGGTCAGCAGTCAAACAGGAATCGCAAGAGCAACTAGTGAGTCAGTAA
- the argC gene encoding N-acetyl-gamma-glutamyl-phosphate reductase, with protein MGKFRRVPVGIVGASGYGGVQLVRLLMDHPEVELVYLGGESSIGKSFGDLYPHLAHATNLLIEAVEPEIIAHRCEVVFLSLPNGLACQIAPKLLEKGCKVLDLSADYRFSDLTTYTNWYGTERSDRTIAATAVYGLPELYRDRIAEAQLIGCPGSYPTASLLALSPLLKQGLIVPETAIIDAKSGTSSSGRQPQTNLLLAEADNSIAAFNVGRHRHTPEIEQICSDLAGHELMIQFTPHLIPMVRGILATVYAKMSDPGLVRDDLITIFSAFYRNSPWVKICGSGIYPQTKWANGSNLCYIGVEVDPRTSRVIVMSAIDNLIKGQAGQAIQCLNLMMGWDETLGLPKLGFYP; from the coding sequence ATGGGCAAATTTAGACGCGTACCCGTTGGGATTGTTGGCGCGTCGGGCTATGGCGGAGTGCAATTAGTGCGATTACTGATGGATCATCCAGAAGTTGAACTGGTTTATTTAGGAGGTGAAAGCAGTATCGGAAAATCCTTCGGGGATCTCTACCCGCATCTGGCTCATGCAACTAACCTGCTAATAGAAGCGGTAGAACCAGAAATAATTGCTCACCGCTGTGAAGTAGTTTTCCTTTCTTTACCAAATGGTCTGGCTTGTCAAATAGCACCCAAACTGTTGGAAAAAGGATGTAAAGTACTAGATTTGAGTGCAGACTATCGGTTCAGTGATTTGACAACTTATACAAATTGGTATGGTACAGAGAGAAGCGATCGCACAATTGCAGCGACAGCAGTTTATGGATTACCAGAACTTTATCGCGATCGCATTGCCGAAGCTCAACTCATTGGCTGTCCTGGTTCCTATCCCACTGCTAGTCTCCTTGCACTTTCGCCACTCTTAAAGCAAGGTTTAATTGTACCAGAAACAGCTATTATCGATGCCAAGTCAGGCACATCTAGCAGTGGACGACAGCCTCAAACCAACTTATTACTAGCTGAAGCAGACAACTCGATAGCAGCTTTCAACGTCGGTCGTCACCGTCATACCCCAGAAATTGAGCAAATTTGTAGTGACTTAGCTGGTCACGAACTCATGATTCAATTTACACCGCATCTTATCCCAATGGTACGCGGGATTTTGGCAACGGTATATGCCAAAATGAGCGATCCTGGTCTAGTGCGAGATGACTTAATCACAATTTTCTCAGCCTTCTACCGCAACTCTCCTTGGGTGAAAATCTGCGGTAGCGGCATTTACCCGCAAACCAAGTGGGCTAATGGCAGTAATCTTTGTTATATCGGTGTAGAAGTTGACCCGCGCACAAGTCGCGTAATTGTCATGTCAGCAATTGACAATCTAATTAAAGGACAGGCGGGCCAAGCTATTCAGTGTCTAAACCTGATGATGGGCTGGGATGAAACCTTGGGGTTGCCCAAACTTGGTTTTTATCCGTAA
- the ribBA gene encoding bifunctional 3,4-dihydroxy-2-butanone-4-phosphate synthase/GTP cyclohydrolase II: MSQPNPTQVFKFDSIDAALADLKAGRVIVVVDDENRENEGDLICAAQFATPDMINFMAVEARGLICLAMTGDRLDELDLPLMVSNITDTNQTAFTVSIDAGPELGVTTGISAEDRARTIQVTLNPATKPTDLRRPGHIFPIRARTGGVLKRAGHTEAAVDLARLAGLYPAGVICEIQNSDGSMARLQQLVEYAKRHNLKIISIADLISYRLQHDRLVYREVITKLPSQFGQFEIYAYRHTLDNTEHVAIVKGDPANFKDEPVMVRMHSECLTGDALGSLRCDCRMQLEAALKMIEAAGQGVVVYLRQEGRGIGLINKLKAYSLQDMGLDTVEANERLGFPADLRDYGMGAQMLMDLGIKKIRLITNNPRKIAGVKGYGLEVVDRVPLLIEATDYNSYYLATKAKKLGHMLLQTYLVTVAIHWQDDPEVVTERYERLEKLRHLAKTNDLLLQEEARPLAIAIFDEPSLTVHLGFDQAKVASCDWYQQSGHPYIQAIFQILDNLATLPYIQKLEFLISSGCDPLSNLQVQLDRQTFADGTLPSSISDRLETQQIYSFSK, translated from the coding sequence GTGTCACAGCCTAATCCTACCCAAGTTTTTAAATTTGATTCGATTGATGCCGCTTTAGCAGACCTAAAAGCTGGTCGCGTCATTGTAGTGGTAGATGATGAAAATAGAGAAAATGAAGGCGACTTAATTTGTGCTGCCCAATTTGCCACACCCGACATGATTAATTTCATGGCGGTGGAAGCAAGAGGACTAATTTGTTTGGCAATGACAGGCGATCGCCTAGACGAGCTAGACTTACCCTTGATGGTAAGCAACATTACAGATACTAACCAAACTGCTTTCACTGTCAGTATTGATGCCGGGCCAGAATTAGGTGTCACCACAGGCATCTCAGCAGAAGACCGCGCCCGAACTATCCAGGTTACTCTCAACCCAGCCACAAAACCCACCGATTTACGCCGTCCTGGTCATATTTTTCCCATTCGCGCTAGGACTGGAGGCGTACTCAAACGCGCAGGACATACGGAAGCCGCTGTGGACTTAGCTAGACTAGCAGGGCTATACCCAGCGGGAGTAATTTGTGAAATTCAAAACTCTGATGGTTCAATGGCGCGGTTGCAGCAGTTAGTTGAATACGCTAAACGTCACAATTTAAAAATTATTAGTATTGCTGATTTAATAAGTTATCGCTTACAGCACGATCGCTTAGTTTATCGTGAGGTGATTACCAAGCTGCCTAGTCAATTCGGTCAGTTTGAAATTTACGCCTATCGCCATACTCTGGATAATACAGAACACGTTGCAATTGTCAAGGGCGATCCAGCTAACTTCAAAGATGAGCCTGTGATGGTGCGGATGCACTCAGAATGCTTAACTGGTGACGCTTTGGGGTCTTTGCGCTGCGATTGTCGGATGCAGCTTGAAGCTGCACTAAAAATGATTGAGGCTGCTGGTCAAGGTGTAGTTGTATACCTGCGTCAAGAAGGGCGGGGAATTGGCTTGATTAATAAGCTGAAAGCCTACTCGTTGCAGGATATGGGACTGGATACAGTGGAAGCTAATGAGCGTTTGGGATTTCCTGCTGACTTGCGAGACTACGGGATGGGGGCACAAATGCTCATGGACTTGGGCATCAAAAAGATTCGCTTGATTACCAATAATCCTCGCAAAATTGCTGGAGTCAAAGGTTATGGATTGGAAGTAGTCGATCGCGTGCCATTGTTGATTGAGGCAACCGATTACAATTCCTATTATCTAGCGACAAAGGCGAAAAAGCTGGGTCACATGCTGTTACAGACTTATCTGGTGACAGTAGCAATCCACTGGCAAGATGACCCGGAAGTTGTGACGGAACGTTATGAACGCTTAGAAAAACTGAGACACTTAGCGAAAACTAACGATCTATTGTTGCAGGAAGAAGCGCGTCCCTTGGCGATCGCTATATTTGACGAGCCATCTCTAACAGTACACTTGGGTTTTGATCAGGCAAAAGTTGCTAGCTGTGACTGGTATCAGCAGAGTGGTCATCCTTATATACAAGCTATCTTCCAAATTCTGGACAACCTCGCAACTTTGCCATACATCCAAAAACTAGAATTTCTGATTTCTTCTGGTTGCGATCCTTTGAGTAATTTACAAGTCCAACTAGATCGGCAGACATTTGCTGATGGTACATTGCCTTCATCAATTAGCGATCGCTTGGAGACGCAGCAAATTTACAGCTTTAGTAAGTAG
- a CDS encoding diflavin flavoprotein, with protein sequence MSKNKPRDVQVFPIATDTRILRSRSWSRLRFEIEYALAKGTTANSYLIESEKTAIIDPPGETFTQIYLEALQQRFHFEDLDYVILGHVNPNRAATLKALLEIAPQITFVCSNPGAINLRAALENPDLQILVMRGEETLDLGNGHNLQFIPIPNPRYADQLSTYDPQTEILYTDKLFGAHVCGDQVFDEGWEVYNEDRRYYFDCLMAPHARQVETALDKLVDFPVRMYANGHGPLVRYGLIELTKAYREWSQQQTSADLTVALIYASAYGNTATLAQAIARGITKAGVAVESINCEFTEPEEIRAAVEKAGGFIIGSPTLGGHAPTPVQTALGIVLSTATNNKLAGAFGSFGWSGEAVDLIESKLKDAGYRFGFDTIRVKFKPDDATLQLCEEAGTDFAQALKKARKVRSQSLPATTVEQAVGRIVGSLCVLTAKEGDRSSAMLASWVSQASFNPPGLTIAVAKDRAVETLTHTGNKFVLNILKEGNHLGLMKHFLKPFGPGQDRFADVAAQETESGSPILTDALAYLECSVQNRMESGDHWLVYATVESGKLLDTDGVTAVHHRKSATHY encoded by the coding sequence ATGTCAAAAAATAAACCCCGTGACGTTCAAGTTTTTCCCATTGCTACAGATACAAGAATACTGCGATCGCGCAGTTGGTCAAGGCTGAGATTTGAAATTGAATATGCTCTTGCTAAGGGTACAACTGCTAATTCTTATTTAATCGAAAGTGAGAAAACCGCCATCATCGATCCTCCAGGGGAAACGTTTACGCAAATTTATTTAGAAGCTTTACAGCAGCGTTTCCATTTTGAAGATTTAGATTATGTAATTTTGGGACACGTAAATCCTAACCGGGCTGCAACTTTAAAAGCTTTGTTAGAAATTGCCCCGCAAATCACCTTTGTGTGTTCTAATCCAGGGGCGATAAATTTACGTGCGGCGCTGGAAAATCCAGACTTGCAAATTCTCGTGATGCGGGGCGAAGAAACTCTAGATTTGGGTAATGGGCATAATTTACAATTTATTCCCATCCCCAATCCCCGCTATGCAGATCAACTCAGCACCTACGATCCACAAACAGAAATTCTGTACACAGATAAGTTATTTGGGGCGCACGTTTGCGGAGATCAGGTATTTGATGAAGGCTGGGAAGTATATAACGAGGATCGGCGCTATTATTTTGATTGCCTCATGGCTCCTCACGCCCGTCAAGTTGAAACAGCGCTGGATAAACTTGTCGATTTTCCTGTACGAATGTATGCCAATGGACACGGGCCTTTGGTGCGCTATGGCTTAATCGAACTGACCAAAGCTTATCGGGAGTGGAGTCAACAACAAACTTCTGCTGACTTGACAGTAGCGTTAATTTATGCATCAGCTTATGGGAATACGGCAACCTTAGCCCAAGCGATCGCTCGTGGGATTACAAAAGCTGGCGTCGCTGTAGAATCCATTAACTGCGAATTTACTGAACCAGAAGAAATCCGGGCGGCTGTGGAAAAAGCAGGTGGTTTCATCATTGGTTCTCCTACCCTTGGTGGTCATGCACCGACACCTGTACAAACAGCTCTAGGAATTGTGTTATCCACCGCTACTAATAATAAACTTGCTGGTGCTTTTGGTTCCTTTGGCTGGAGTGGGGAAGCGGTTGATTTAATTGAGAGTAAATTAAAAGATGCTGGCTATCGATTTGGTTTTGATACTATCCGCGTCAAATTCAAACCCGACGATGCCACCTTACAATTGTGTGAAGAAGCTGGAACCGACTTTGCCCAAGCACTGAAGAAAGCGAGAAAAGTGCGATCGCAGAGTCTTCCTGCAACAACTGTAGAACAAGCAGTTGGTCGGATTGTGGGTTCTCTTTGTGTTCTTACAGCCAAAGAAGGCGATCGCTCTAGTGCTATGTTAGCTTCTTGGGTATCTCAAGCCAGCTTTAATCCACCTGGTTTAACCATCGCCGTCGCCAAAGACCGCGCAGTAGAAACACTTACCCATACAGGAAATAAATTTGTCCTCAATATTCTTAAAGAAGGGAATCATTTGGGATTGATGAAGCACTTCCTCAAACCTTTTGGGCCAGGACAAGACCGATTTGCTGATGTCGCCGCCCAAGAAACTGAAAGCGGTTCTCCCATACTTACGGATGCTCTAGCATATCTCGAATGTTCCGTACAAAACCGGATGGAATCTGGCGACCACTGGCTGGTTTATGCAACTGTCGAGAGTGGCAAATTGTTAGATACTGATGGCGTTACAGCCGTGCATCATCGCAAGTCGGCAACTCATTATTAA